The Larimichthys crocea isolate SSNF chromosome II, L_crocea_2.0, whole genome shotgun sequence genome segment TTTATGAGGATACACTGGAGGTGCAGGAGGTCAAGCCTGAACCAGTGAACAGCACTAAAGACCCACCAAAACATGATGGCCGTCGAAAGATTATGCAAGAAGGCCTGATGAGAATTTATGTTCTTCAGCTGATGTCACGAGCTATTTTTGAAATAGCCTTCCTTGCAGGACAGTACCTCCTCTATGGTTTTCGAGTTAGCCCTTCATATGTATGCAACAGGGTCCCCTGTCCACACAGAGTGGACTGTTTCATCTCCAGGCCCACAGAGAAAACAATCTTCCTTCTCATTATGTATGTGGTAAGCTGTCTTTGTCTCAtactaaatgtgtgtgagatgCTTCACTTGGGAATTGGCAGTTTTCGAGATACCCTTCGCATGAAGAGGATCCGGGGAAGACGGACATCTTATGGCTACCCGTTTTCTCGAAACATCCAAGCCTCCCCTCCTGGGTACAACCTTgtgatgaagacagacaaaccTACCAGGATCCCCAACAGCCTCATCACCCACGAGCAGAACGTGGCCAACGTAGCCCAGGAGCAGCAGTGCACTAGCCCAGATGAAAACATCCCTTCTGATTTGGCAAGCCTACACCGACACCTACGGGTGGCCCAGGAACAGCTCGATATGGCCTTTCA includes the following:
- the gjc2 gene encoding gap junction gamma-2 protein — its product is MSWSFLTRLLEEIHNHSTFVGKVWLTVLIIFRIVLTAVGGESIYSDEQTKFICNTKQPGCDNVCYDAFAPLSHVRFWVFQIIMISTPSIMYMGYAIHKIARSSDEERRKQHRLRKKPSHHSRWRESHHLEDVLEQDEDDDAEPMIYEDTLEVQEVKPEPVNSTKDPPKHDGRRKIMQEGLMRIYVLQLMSRAIFEIAFLAGQYLLYGFRVSPSYVCNRVPCPHRVDCFISRPTEKTIFLLIMYVVSCLCLILNVCEMLHLGIGSFRDTLRMKRIRGRRTSYGYPFSRNIQASPPGYNLVMKTDKPTRIPNSLITHEQNVANVAQEQQCTSPDENIPSDLASLHRHLRVAQEQLDMAFQTYQTKTNQQTSRTSSPVSGGTMAEQNRVNTVQEKQGARPKSATDKGASIVKNGKTSVWI